The Flavobacterium sp. 123 genome contains a region encoding:
- the hemW gene encoding radical SAM family heme chaperone HemW — protein MSGIYIHIPFCKQACHYCDFHFSTSMKKKEEMVLAIAKEIQIRKSEFRNEIVETIYFGGGTPSVFSSEEINFLISEIYKHYTVAQNPEITLEANPDDLSSARIIELAQSPINRLSIGIQSFFEDDLKMMNRAHNAEEAKKCLELATHYFDNISLDLIYGIPGMTNQKWKQNIETALSFGISHISSYALTVEPKTALNKLIQTGKIAEPKDEVAQEHFSILVEILEANGFVHYELSNFGKENYFSKNNSAYWLGKKYIGIGPSAHSYDGVSRSWNVSNNALYLKSIQKDELPNEIEILSDLDRYNEYIMTGLRTIWGVSLDRIEKEFGNYYLDYLHKQARKFIDDDLLYIENNILRPTPKGKFLTDGIASDLFLVNLD, from the coding sequence ATGTCTGGAATCTACATTCACATTCCTTTTTGCAAACAGGCGTGCCATTATTGCGACTTTCATTTTTCGACTTCAATGAAGAAGAAAGAGGAAATGGTTTTGGCTATTGCCAAAGAAATTCAAATACGTAAAAGTGAGTTTCGGAATGAAATTGTAGAAACCATATATTTTGGTGGAGGAACGCCTTCCGTGTTTAGTTCAGAGGAAATTAATTTCTTGATTTCTGAAATTTACAAGCATTATACTGTAGCTCAAAATCCAGAAATTACCTTAGAGGCAAATCCGGATGATTTATCAAGTGCCCGAATTATTGAACTAGCACAAAGCCCGATTAATAGATTAAGTATTGGAATTCAATCTTTTTTTGAAGACGATTTGAAGATGATGAATCGTGCTCATAATGCGGAGGAAGCCAAAAAATGTTTGGAACTTGCCACACACTATTTTGATAATATTTCACTTGATTTGATTTATGGGATTCCAGGAATGACGAATCAAAAATGGAAACAAAACATTGAAACAGCTTTAAGTTTTGGGATTTCACATATTTCGAGTTACGCTTTGACAGTGGAACCTAAAACGGCATTGAACAAACTCATCCAAACGGGAAAAATTGCAGAGCCAAAGGATGAAGTTGCTCAAGAACATTTCTCTATTTTGGTAGAGATACTCGAAGCCAATGGTTTTGTCCATTATGAACTATCAAATTTTGGTAAAGAAAACTATTTTTCAAAAAACAATTCAGCGTATTGGTTGGGGAAAAAATACATTGGAATTGGTCCTTCAGCTCATAGTTATGATGGCGTTTCCCGAAGCTGGAATGTTTCGAATAATGCACTCTATTTAAAATCGATTCAAAAGGATGAATTGCCAAATGAAATAGAAATTTTATCTGATTTAGACCGCTATAATGAATATATAATGACGGGTTTAAGAACTATTTGGGGTGTTTCTTTGGATAGAATTGAAAAGGAATTTGGGAACTATTATTTGGATTATCTACATAAGCAAGCTCGAAAATTCATAGATGATGATTTACTTTATATTGAAAATAATATTTTGAGACCAACACCGAAAGGAAAATTTTTAACGGATGGAATTGCATCGGATTTGTTTTTGGTAAATTTGGATTAG
- a CDS encoding GNAT family N-acetyltransferase: protein MITISTDKNKLDVPFVHHFLKDIYWSAPRTLEEVQIAIDNSFCFGIYLDEKQIGFARVITDYVVFAYVMDVFIAEEHRGKGYSSALIEAMMSEPELKGIKIWRLATKDAHFLYEKFGFSSLANPERMMEKI from the coding sequence ATGATTACTATTTCAACGGATAAAAATAAATTAGATGTTCCTTTTGTTCATCATTTTTTGAAAGATATTTATTGGAGTGCTCCCAGAACACTAGAAGAAGTTCAAATTGCAATTGATAATTCATTTTGTTTTGGAATTTATTTGGATGAAAAACAAATTGGTTTTGCACGGGTAATTACAGATTATGTGGTTTTTGCTTACGTTATGGATGTTTTTATTGCAGAAGAACATAGAGGCAAAGGATATTCTTCTGCTTTAATTGAAGCCATGATGAGCGAACCTGAGTTAAAAGGAATTAAGATTTGGCGATTAGCAACTAAGGATGCTCATTTTTTATACGAAAAATTTGGATTTTCTTCATTGGCTAACCCAGAACGAATGATGGAAAAAATTTAA
- a CDS encoding MmcQ/YjbR family DNA-binding protein, producing the protein MNLENYYEYCLSKKGVTEHFPFDEDTLVFKVGGKMFALSSLVQWEKGEPSINLKCDPDRAQELRAEYSNIRPGFHMSKVHWNTITVNGELSTAMVKELIDHSYDLVFKSLTKKLQTEIQELEN; encoded by the coding sequence ATGAATCTAGAAAACTATTATGAATATTGTCTGTCTAAAAAAGGCGTAACAGAGCATTTTCCTTTTGATGAAGATACTTTAGTGTTTAAAGTGGGCGGAAAAATGTTTGCGTTATCCTCTTTAGTGCAATGGGAAAAAGGCGAGCCTTCCATAAACTTGAAATGTGATCCTGATAGAGCTCAAGAATTAAGAGCGGAATACAGTAATATAAGGCCAGGGTTTCATATGAGTAAAGTTCATTGGAATACGATTACCGTAAACGGAGAATTGTCTACTGCAATGGTAAAAGAATTGATTGATCATTCGTATGATTTGGTTTTCAAAAGTTTAACAAAGAAATTGCAAACTGAAATTCAAGAATTAGAAAATTAG
- a CDS encoding PH domain-containing protein, with translation MKEQFKKFLNEEQDPKAIEKIASKLNDILMKNEEVGYIAVQKKPAITVLPDSIVMTNKRIIICQPKNLGLSMNFIDYTWDEIEGTFVKENILGSEFSFSTKTELQVTIDYIPKIQARKIFTFAKEQLDILKNGIAPTATITEEVEVVEEMETEEVTSFAEIMPVSTSGFGSENQEFNPAATIAKDKLLSELSQDELFEKLQNYKKLLDNGLILQGEYDAFKKEVLSYM, from the coding sequence ATGAAAGAACAATTTAAAAAGTTTTTAAACGAAGAACAAGATCCAAAAGCTATCGAAAAAATTGCTTCAAAATTGAATGATATTTTGATGAAAAATGAAGAAGTTGGCTACATCGCAGTTCAAAAAAAGCCTGCTATTACAGTTTTACCAGATAGCATTGTAATGACTAACAAAAGAATCATTATTTGTCAACCTAAAAATTTAGGGCTTTCAATGAATTTCATAGATTATACTTGGGATGAGATAGAAGGGACTTTTGTAAAAGAGAATATTTTAGGTTCAGAGTTTTCTTTTTCAACTAAAACAGAATTACAAGTTACCATTGATTATATACCAAAAATTCAAGCTAGAAAAATTTTCACTTTCGCAAAAGAGCAATTGGATATTTTGAAAAATGGAATTGCTCCAACGGCTACAATTACCGAAGAAGTAGAAGTTGTTGAAGAAATGGAAACAGAAGAAGTAACTAGTTTTGCTGAAATAATGCCGGTTTCGACATCTGGTTTTGGTTCTGAAAATCAAGAATTCAATCCAGCAGCAACGATAGCTAAAGATAAATTATTGAGCGAATTGTCACAAGATGAGCTTTTTGAAAAACTTCAAAATTATAAAAAGCTATTGGATAACGGATTGATTTTACAAGGGGAATATGACGCTTTCAAAAAAGAAGTTTTGAGTTATATGTAG
- a CDS encoding DUF4407 domain-containing protein: protein MLKSFFILCSGADKTLIEGCSEGEQTKFVGIGATVFFTAVMAFIASAYALFTVFDDIIPAVLFGIVWSLLIFNLDRFIVSTIRKRDHFSSEFLQATTRIILAIIIAIVISKPLEIKIFEKEINTVLLKEKNAMALNNKKEVANYFKTDLDKNKAEIASLKSEIAKKEKEVNTLYETYITEAEGTKGTMKLGKGPVFKEKIAKHDLAKRELDTLQKNNLVKIAEKEKNSKTLQTDLDKKVTETQPIIDQFDGLMARINALNKLPWLPSFFIMLLFLAIETSPIIAKLLSPKGEYDYKLEDLETALKATIEQNKHQRNLLVKTNAIMHDKVYDAVSEDKKLYDLQRKNATDLLELQSNAFVEKQKQTL, encoded by the coding sequence ATGTTAAAATCATTTTTCATTCTCTGTTCTGGAGCAGATAAAACCCTCATTGAAGGGTGTTCAGAAGGCGAACAAACTAAATTTGTAGGCATAGGCGCCACTGTTTTCTTTACTGCTGTCATGGCTTTTATCGCCAGTGCTTATGCGCTATTCACTGTTTTTGACGATATAATTCCCGCTGTTTTATTTGGAATAGTCTGGAGTTTACTCATTTTTAATCTAGACCGTTTTATTGTATCTACTATTCGAAAAAGAGATCATTTCTCAAGTGAATTTCTTCAAGCTACAACAAGAATTATTCTAGCAATTATTATCGCTATTGTGATTTCAAAACCTTTGGAAATTAAAATTTTCGAAAAAGAAATCAATACTGTTTTATTGAAAGAAAAAAATGCGATGGCTTTGAATAACAAAAAAGAAGTCGCTAATTATTTCAAAACGGATTTAGATAAAAACAAAGCCGAAATTGCCAGTTTAAAATCCGAAATTGCCAAAAAAGAAAAGGAAGTAAATACTTTATACGAAACATACATTACCGAAGCTGAAGGTACCAAAGGAACTATGAAACTAGGCAAAGGTCCCGTTTTCAAAGAAAAAATAGCCAAACATGATTTGGCTAAAAGAGAATTAGATACTTTACAAAAAAACAACTTAGTCAAAATTGCTGAGAAAGAAAAAAATTCTAAGACCCTTCAAACAGATTTAGACAAAAAAGTAACCGAAACACAACCCATTATTGATCAATTTGACGGATTAATGGCCCGTATAAATGCTTTGAACAAATTACCTTGGTTGCCTTCATTTTTTATCATGCTTTTGTTTTTAGCTATTGAAACCTCTCCTATTATTGCCAAATTACTTTCTCCAAAAGGAGAATACGATTATAAATTAGAAGATTTAGAAACAGCTTTAAAAGCAACAATTGAGCAAAACAAACACCAACGAAATCTGCTCGTAAAAACAAATGCCATAATGCATGATAAAGTTTACGATGCCGTTTCTGAGGATAAAAAATTATATGATTTACAACGAAAAAACGCAACTGATTTATTAGAATTACAGTCGAATGCTTTTGTCGAAAAACAGAAGCAAACTTTATAA
- the pckA gene encoding phosphoenolpyruvate carboxykinase (ATP), translating to MDNYALFTKSIALDELGIKNASIHYQLSANELHDLTIQSGQGIENSTGALAINTGTFTGRSPQDRFIVKDSITEDKVWWGNVNIPFESDTFDALLKKVTAYLSNKEVFVRDTFVCADPNYKLNVRVITETAWANLFCLNMFLRPTKNELYDFEPEWTVICAPNFKADPTVDGTRQENFAILDFTKKIALIGGTGYTGEMKKGIFSALNFILPVYKNTLPMHCSANVGENGDTAIFFGLSGTGKTTLSADPNRKLIGDDEHGWTDENTVFNFEGGCYAKVVNLSEENEPDIFRAIKKGAILENVVFKEGTNEVDFQDVSITPNTRVSYPIYHIDNIQQNSIGENPKNIFFLTADSFGIIPPISKLTPGQAAYHFISGYTAKVAGTEAGVTEPQPNFSACFGAPFMPLHPTKYAEMLSKKMKDADVKVWLINTGWTGGPYGIGSRMKLKYTRAMITAALNGELDHVTYENHEVFGIAKPQSCPNVPSEILNPRNTWEDPELYDKKAIELAQKFKANFEKFSAYANDEIMAGAPIV from the coding sequence ATGGACAACTACGCCCTTTTTACGAAATCGATTGCGCTGGATGAATTAGGAATTAAAAATGCTTCTATTCATTATCAACTAAGCGCAAACGAATTACACGATTTAACGATTCAATCCGGACAAGGAATTGAAAATTCAACAGGCGCATTAGCCATTAACACCGGAACATTTACTGGGCGTTCTCCACAAGACCGTTTTATTGTAAAAGATAGCATCACGGAAGACAAAGTGTGGTGGGGAAATGTAAACATTCCTTTTGAGTCAGATACTTTTGATGCTTTACTAAAAAAAGTAACTGCTTATTTATCAAACAAAGAAGTGTTTGTAAGAGATACTTTTGTTTGTGCCGATCCTAATTACAAATTAAATGTAAGAGTCATTACAGAAACTGCTTGGGCAAATTTATTTTGCTTAAATATGTTTTTGAGACCTACAAAAAACGAATTGTACGATTTTGAACCAGAATGGACGGTAATTTGCGCTCCGAATTTCAAAGCAGACCCTACAGTTGACGGAACGCGACAAGAAAATTTTGCGATTTTAGATTTTACTAAAAAAATTGCCCTCATAGGAGGAACGGGCTATACTGGTGAAATGAAAAAAGGAATTTTTTCAGCTTTAAATTTTATCTTGCCCGTTTACAAAAACACCTTGCCTATGCACTGTAGTGCTAATGTTGGCGAGAATGGAGATACTGCCATTTTCTTCGGATTATCTGGAACTGGAAAAACAACATTGTCTGCTGATCCAAACAGAAAATTAATCGGGGATGACGAACACGGTTGGACTGACGAAAATACCGTTTTCAATTTTGAAGGTGGATGCTACGCTAAAGTGGTTAATCTTAGTGAAGAAAACGAACCTGATATTTTTAGAGCTATAAAAAAAGGCGCTATTTTAGAAAATGTTGTTTTCAAAGAAGGAACTAACGAAGTAGATTTTCAAGATGTTTCGATTACTCCAAATACAAGGGTGAGTTATCCTATTTATCATATTGATAACATTCAACAAAATTCTATTGGTGAAAATCCTAAAAATATATTTTTCTTAACTGCAGATTCTTTTGGAATTATTCCTCCCATTTCAAAACTAACTCCAGGACAAGCTGCTTATCATTTTATTTCTGGATATACCGCAAAAGTAGCAGGAACCGAAGCGGGTGTAACGGAACCTCAACCTAATTTTTCAGCTTGTTTTGGCGCACCATTTATGCCTTTGCACCCAACAAAATATGCAGAAATGCTGAGCAAAAAAATGAAAGATGCTGATGTAAAAGTTTGGTTAATAAACACAGGATGGACTGGCGGACCTTACGGAATAGGAAGCCGAATGAAACTAAAATATACACGTGCTATGATTACAGCTGCGCTAAATGGGGAATTAGACCATGTAACCTATGAAAATCACGAAGTATTTGGAATCGCTAAACCACAATCTTGTCCAAATGTTCCTAGTGAAATATTGAATCCAAGAAACACTTGGGAAGATCCCGAATTGTACGATAAAAAAGCGATTGAATTAGCTCAGAAATTCAAAGCTAATTTTGAGAAATTTTCAGCATATGCCAATGACGAAATTATGGCAGGCGCACCTATAGTATAG
- a CDS encoding DUF423 domain-containing protein has product MDKKLISTGAIFGMLAIIFGAFGAHALKKVLSMEQLTTFETGVRYQMYHALFLLFIGLIPSLSEKTKKIIYNLIFLGVIFFSGSIYLLATNDLTAFDFKVIGFVTPIGGLLLILGWGVLLYHLLKKKR; this is encoded by the coding sequence ATGGATAAAAAACTAATAAGTACAGGAGCAATATTTGGGATGTTAGCAATAATTTTTGGGGCTTTTGGGGCTCATGCCCTAAAAAAAGTATTGTCTATGGAACAACTTACTACTTTTGAAACTGGAGTACGCTATCAAATGTACCATGCGCTGTTTTTATTGTTTATTGGACTCATCCCTTCTCTTTCTGAAAAAACAAAAAAAATCATCTATAATTTAATCTTTTTAGGAGTAATTTTCTTTTCAGGTTCTATTTATTTATTAGCAACAAATGATCTGACGGCATTTGATTTCAAAGTTATTGGATTTGTAACTCCCATCGGCGGACTCCTATTAATACTGGGCTGGGGCGTTTTATTGTATCATTTATTGAAAAAAAAACGTTAA
- a CDS encoding saccharopine dehydrogenase family protein → MRTILIIGAGRSASSLIHYLLNKSEKENLHLIIGDLSLALAEKKTNSHPNATPISLDIFDENQRKKAIQQANIVISMLPAHLHIEVARDCILYKKHLVTASYISDAMQELDAAAKENNLVFMNEIGLDPGIDHMSAMKVIEEIKDKGGKMLLFESFCGGLVAPESDTNLWNYKFTWAPRNVVLAGQGGAAKFLQEGAYKYIPYCNLFRRTEFLEVEGYGRFEAYSNRDSLKYRSVYGLDDVLTLYRGTIRKVGFSKAWNMFVQLGMTDDSYVMEDSEHMTYRQYVNSFLPYHPTDSVEIKTRLILKIDQDDIMWDKLLELDLFSRDKKVGLKHATPAQILEKILSDSWTLQPADKDMIVMYHKFGYELDGKKQQIDSKMVCIGENQTYTAMSKTVGLPVAMATLLILNGRITTPGVQLPIQKEVYLPILKELEEYGVVFKEQSMHYLGYNPDKEFS, encoded by the coding sequence ATGAGAACAATTTTAATTATCGGTGCCGGAAGATCAGCTTCATCGTTGATACACTATCTTTTGAATAAATCCGAGAAAGAAAACTTGCATCTCATTATAGGTGATTTGTCTTTGGCTTTAGCCGAAAAAAAAACAAACAGCCATCCTAATGCAACTCCTATTAGTTTAGATATTTTTGATGAAAATCAAAGAAAGAAAGCTATTCAGCAAGCAAATATTGTTATTTCGATGTTGCCAGCTCATCTTCATATTGAGGTTGCTAGAGATTGTATTCTTTACAAAAAACATTTAGTTACCGCATCATACATTAGTGATGCAATGCAAGAGTTAGATGCTGCTGCCAAAGAAAATAATTTGGTTTTTATGAATGAAATTGGTCTCGATCCAGGGATTGATCATATGAGTGCAATGAAAGTGATTGAGGAAATTAAAGACAAAGGTGGGAAAATGCTTTTGTTTGAATCGTTTTGCGGAGGTTTAGTTGCGCCAGAATCAGATACGAATCTTTGGAATTATAAGTTTACTTGGGCTCCTAGAAATGTGGTTTTAGCGGGTCAGGGCGGAGCCGCCAAATTTCTTCAAGAAGGAGCGTATAAATACATTCCATATTGTAATTTATTCAGAAGAACAGAGTTTCTAGAAGTAGAAGGTTATGGTCGATTTGAAGCCTATTCGAATAGAGATTCCCTTAAATATCGTTCCGTTTATGGACTTGATGACGTTTTGACTTTATATCGTGGTACCATACGAAAAGTAGGATTTTCTAAAGCTTGGAATATGTTTGTACAGCTCGGTATGACTGATGATAGTTATGTTATGGAAGATTCAGAGCACATGACTTACAGACAATATGTGAATTCTTTTTTACCTTATCATCCAACGGATTCTGTAGAAATTAAAACCCGATTGATTCTTAAAATTGATCAAGATGATATTATGTGGGATAAGCTTTTAGAATTGGATTTGTTTAGCCGAGACAAGAAAGTAGGTTTGAAGCATGCGACACCAGCACAAATCCTAGAGAAAATTCTAAGTGATAGTTGGACGCTTCAGCCTGCCGATAAAGATATGATTGTGATGTATCATAAATTTGGATATGAATTAGACGGTAAAAAACAGCAAATAGATTCTAAAATGGTTTGTATTGGTGAAAACCAAACGTATACAGCAATGTCAAAAACAGTTGGATTACCGGTGGCTATGGCTACATTATTGATATTAAATGGTAGAATCACCACTCCAGGTGTGCAACTTCCTATTCAGAAAGAAGTGTATTTGCCTATTTTGAAAGAGTTAGAAGAATATGGGGTAGTTTTTAAAGAGCAATCGATGCATTATTTAGGCTACAATCCTGATAAAGAGTTTAGTTGA
- a CDS encoding dipeptidase, whose protein sequence is MEDIKAYVQQHKDRFINELIELLKIPSVSADTAYSHDVFETADAVKASLEKAGCDFVEICETPGYPIVYGEKTIDSNLPTILVYGHYDVQPPDPINLWDSPPFEPVIKKTEIHPEGAIFARGSCDDKGQMYMHVKALEYMVQSKTLPCNVKFMIEGEEEIGSKSLSWFVERNQEKLKNDVILISDTGMISNQQPSITTGLRGLSYVEVEVTGPNRDLHSGLYGGAVANPINVLTKMIASLHDEDNHITIPGFYDKVQELSLEERAEMAKAPFNLDEYKKALNLNDVYGEKGYVTNERNSIRPTLDVNGIWGGYTGEGAKTVIASQAFAKISMRLVPNQDWEEITELFTKHFISIAPAGVTVKVKPHHGGQGYVTPIDSIGYKAANKAYTETFGVPAIPVRSGGSIPIVALFEKELKSKTILMGFGLDSDAIHSPNEHFGIFNYLKGIETIPLFYKYFVEMSK, encoded by the coding sequence ATGGAAGACATAAAAGCATACGTTCAACAACATAAAGATCGATTTATAAATGAATTAATCGAATTATTAAAAATTCCATCTGTAAGTGCTGACACCGCCTATTCACATGATGTCTTTGAAACTGCCGATGCTGTAAAAGCAAGTTTGGAGAAAGCTGGTTGTGATTTTGTAGAAATCTGCGAAACACCTGGCTATCCAATTGTGTATGGTGAAAAGACTATAGATTCAAATTTGCCCACTATATTAGTATATGGGCATTATGATGTACAACCACCAGATCCAATCAATTTATGGGATTCACCTCCATTTGAACCTGTAATCAAAAAAACCGAGATTCATCCTGAAGGTGCCATATTTGCTAGAGGTTCTTGCGACGATAAAGGTCAGATGTACATGCACGTAAAAGCATTAGAATATATGGTGCAATCTAAAACTTTGCCTTGTAATGTAAAATTTATGATTGAAGGCGAAGAGGAAATTGGTTCCAAAAGTTTGAGTTGGTTTGTAGAACGCAATCAGGAAAAACTAAAAAACGATGTAATTTTAATTTCGGATACCGGAATGATTTCAAATCAACAGCCTTCAATCACAACTGGATTACGTGGATTAAGTTATGTAGAAGTGGAAGTTACTGGTCCAAACCGTGACTTACATTCTGGTCTTTACGGTGGCGCTGTTGCAAATCCTATAAATGTATTGACTAAAATGATTGCTTCACTTCATGACGAGGACAATCATATTACCATTCCTGGTTTCTATGACAAAGTTCAAGAATTGTCTCTGGAAGAAAGAGCAGAAATGGCCAAAGCTCCTTTCAATTTAGATGAATATAAAAAAGCATTAAACCTAAACGATGTTTACGGTGAAAAAGGTTATGTGACGAACGAGAGAAATTCCATCCGACCAACATTAGACGTAAACGGAATTTGGGGAGGATACACTGGAGAAGGTGCTAAAACTGTTATTGCAAGTCAGGCTTTCGCCAAAATCTCCATGCGCTTAGTACCGAATCAAGATTGGGAAGAAATCACAGAACTTTTTACCAAACATTTTATCAGTATTGCACCAGCAGGTGTAACCGTAAAAGTAAAACCGCATCATGGCGGACAAGGTTATGTAACTCCTATTGACAGTATCGGTTATAAGGCTGCTAATAAAGCATATACGGAAACTTTTGGCGTTCCCGCAATTCCCGTTCGTTCTGGAGGCAGTATTCCTATTGTTGCCTTGTTCGAAAAAGAACTTAAAAGCAAAACTATCTTGATGGGATTTGGCTTAGACAGTGACGCTATTCATTCACCAAATGAACATTTTGGAATTTTTAATTACTTGAAAGGCATTGAAACGATTCCGTTGTTTTACAAATATTTTGTAGAAATGTCGAAATAA